The window GTGTAGGGCTTGTAAATATTTACCACTATGGATACCGCCTTCCCATGCGCTGGAGACGAGTGATTGGAAATTGCTTAGACCAAGTGCTTTCAACTGATCAATTACCAAACGGAAAGTGATGGTATTGCCTGTTACCTGTTGGAGGGTTTTGTTGAGCGCAGCTATACGATCTGGAAGGGTAGTGTCTGCTTCAGTAAAACATTCATATCCACCGCAAGCGTCAAAATCAATTTCCTGATCTGTGAAGTGTTTCCGTATTTTTTCAATGCCTTTGATTCGCTGCTCAACAATATGCAGCATAGCATCTTCGCCCATAGTAGCAGCATCTGACCAAAGTTCTGTGGGGCTTCCAAAGCATGCGAATCCAGCATTGCGATAAGAAGCACCTGTAGGTATTGCGCCACGATCCAGTACAAGAATCCGCAGATTGGGTTGTAATTGTTTCAGCTCAAGCGCTGTCCACAAACCCATCACACCCGCACCAATGATCAACACATCCTGCGGAGCCAATACGGTTTCTTTTTCCCAGATAGAAATACTCATAGTTAAGTAAGAAGTGAAAAGTCAAAAGCAAAAAATTGATCAGGAGAAAGCAAAAGCAGTCTTAATATCTTTTGACTTTTAGCTCATCCTTTTTTGCCTTTTTTACACGTTGAATCTGAAATGCATCACATCACCATCCTTCACAATATATTCCTTGCCTTCAATGCGCAGTTTACCTGCTTCACGGCAGGCCGCTTCACTACCATACTGCACATAATCATCGTAAGCAATTACTTCTGCTTTGATAAAACCTTTTTCAAAATCTGTATGGATCACACTTGCAGCTTGTGGTGCTTTCCAACCTTTGTGGATGGTCCAGGCACGTACTTCCTGTACACCTGCAGTGAAATAGGTTTCTAAATTGAGCAACTGGTAGGTGCTTTGAATCAAACGATTCAGTGCCGGTTCTTTCATGCCATATTCTTCCATGAACATCTGCTGATCTTCCGGATTCTCCATTTCAGCAATCTGCGCTTCAATATTGTTGCACATTACAATCACTTCTGCTTTTTCTGCAGCAACACCTGCTTTCAATTGCTCAGAATATTTGTTGCCGGTATGCATATCGGCTTCGCCCACATTGGCAACATAGAGCACTGGCTTATCGGTTAATAGAAATAAATCAGCGATAGCCACTTTATCTTCTTTGGTAAGGTCTAATGAGCGTATGCTCTTCCCTTGCTCCAAATGCGCTTTACAACGAATCAGCACTTCCAGTTCAGCCTTGGCTTTGGCATCGGTACCTACACGTGCCTGCTTTTCGGTACGCTGCATTTTCTTTTCAACACTGTCCAGATCCTTTAACTGCAGTTCGGTGTCAATGATTTCCTTATCGCCAATAGGGTTGATGGCACCTTCTTCGCGCAGCACATTCTCGTCCTCAAAACAACGGATCACGTGGATGATGGCATCCACTTCGCGGATATTGGCCAGAAACTTGTTACCCAAGCCTTCGCCCTTACTGGCACCTTTTACCAGACCGGCAATGTCCACAATCTCCAATTGGGTGGGTACAATGCGGTTGGGCTTCACCAATTCGGCCAATTTGTTCAGTCGTGCATCTGGTACATCCACCAAGCCCACATTGGGTTCAATGGTACAGAAACGATAATTGCTGGCTTGCGCCTTGGCGCTATTGCTGACTGCGTTGAACAAAGTTGACTTTCCCACATTGGGCAAACCCACAATACCTGCTTGCAAACCCATAATTGCTTTGTTTTTTTATGACGGAAGATGTTAATTTGAAGGGCGCAAAGATACGTCTTGGCGCCTTACGCACCCAACCCAACGCTTATGGCCCTCAATATTGTCTGGATAGCCTTTTTTGTGATCGCTTTTGTGATTGCATTGGCCAAGTTCATCTTCCTGAATGATACGGATATCTTTAAAACACTGGTAGACGGTATGTTCGACTCTGCCAAGGGTGCTGTGATAGACGTGGGTTTTCCCCTGGCAGGCACCATGATCTTCTTCCTTGGGCTCATGAATATTGCCGAAAAAGCCGGTGCTATCGGTCGTTTGGCCAGATTGCTTAACCCGTTTATGAAGCGCCTCTTCCCGGAAGTACCGGATAATCACCCCGCCATGGGCCAGATGGTGATGAATTTTAGCGCCAATATGCTGGGACTGGATAACGCGGCAACACCATTTGGTTTGAAAGCTATGGATAGTTTGCAGAGCATAAATCCCGAGAAAGAGAAAGCTACCCATGCACAGATCATGTTTCTGGTGCTGCATACCAGTGGATTAACCATTATTCCATTGTCAATTATTACTTACCGAATTGCTGCCGGCTCAACAGAACCAGCCAGCGTCTTTATTCCTTGTGTATTGGCAACTATCTGTACCACATTAGCGTCTATTCTGGTGGTGAGTTTCTGGCAAAAGCTGAAATGGGATGGGGTGCTCTTTGCTTGGATTGGCGCATTAGCGTTATTGGTAGGTGGTTTGTTGTTTTGGGTGAGTGGGATGGATGCTGCGCAGAAAAATGTGTTCAGTAAGGTAACCGGTAATATGCTTTTGTTGATGATTGTGGTAGGGATCATCATTGGCGGCGTATGGAAGAAGGTGCAAGTCTTTGATGCATTTATTGAAGGAGCCAAAGGAGGATTTGATGTAGTGTTGAAAATCATTCCATACTTAGTGGGGATGCTGGTGGCTATTCGCGTGTTTCGCGATAGTGGTGCTTTAACCTATGTGGTGGATGTATTGGCGGGATTGATTCAAGCGGCGGGTATTAATGCAGACTTTACTGCAGCATTGCCTGTAGCCATCATGAAACCATTTAGTGGTAGCGGTGCACGTGGATTGATGTTGGATGTGTTGAAAGTGCATGGCCCGGATTCTTTTGTGGGTCAGTTGGCATCAACTTTTCAAGGCTCAGCCGATACAACTTTTTACATTATTGCGCTATACTTTGGTAGTGTAGGAATTAAGAAAGTACGTTATGCAATTTGGGCAGGTCTATTAGCCGACTTCATCGGCGTTATTGCAGCCATTATTATCGGGTATGTGTTTTTTGTGCATGGATAGTTTCTAGTTACTGGTTTTGCTAGTTAATATTCGTTCTACTGGCATATACAAGTACAAGCAAATTCTTTATACCCAACAATTATTAATTATTAATTATTAATTGCTAATTCTTTATCCGATGCTTTCTTCCGAACAGCACATATAGAATAGCGCCGGGTACAAACAATACAATACTCACCATTAGCCAGGTCATTTTTTCTTGTTCGTCGAATTTGTTGCGCAGTACATCAATGATGCACCAAATCCAAAATAGGATGCATGCAATGATAATAAGTTCAATGACGGATAAACTTAACGGACTCAAGAGTTCCATAGATGTGCAATATTATAGGACGCCAAAAGTACAGTAAGGGTAGTTGATTAGCCAAGCTTCTCGAGTGTTTTCCTGCGTAAAACCTTGCGTCTCATAAGCAAAAGAAACTGATTAGTCAATGGGAAATTTCCCGTATTTCGGCGGGATTTTTCCCGGTTTTTATCCGTTGATTAACGGGGTATTTTATGTGAGATTAACGGTCGCGTTTCAATCTGCTTCATCTAAGTTGTTTAATCTATAGCCTGCGGTTATTCGCAGTTGGCGGGACAATAATTAGATGCTATTTTGAAAAAAAATCAAGATGCATAATAACAGGTATTATTTGTTAGTTGTGCTTTATCTGCTGAGTGCACTAATAACGATTAGCGGTGCTGTAATGAAGATTTTGCATTACGCGCCAGGTGATGTGCTTTTGATGTTGAGTTTCTTTGTGACAATTGGGTTTATGCTGACAGCTATTCCCGAGATAGTGCGCTCAAAGCATATCCAACGTGTAGAGCAAGTGATGTGGATTGTTAGTTTCATTTTCATGTTATCTATTTCAGGTATGCTCTACCTTGTGTTGCGGAGAAAAGTAGTGATTGGTGAAACAGCAGATACACAGATTCGTAAATAGTAGTCAGATGGCTGTACATTATTTTAGTTTGACTGATGGCAGTATGGAAGTGCACGAGGACAGGATCGTGATTGAGGATGATTTTAAAAAAAGGCAGTTTGCGTTGTTAGCACCTTTGTCTTTTTTTTTGGTTATGTCATTTGTTAATATCCTAAGAGGATTTAGCAAGAATAGTAGCGATGATAAGATTATGGGGCTTCTTTATGCCGCACTTGTTTTTATCGTCTTACTTTTTAGATACAAAGATTTATATCCTATTAGAAATGATTTTAGTGTAAAAGAGGTTGAGTCGATAAAGTTTATTTGGAATAGAATTGGTAGAGATTGTGAAATGATACTGTATCTAAATAACGGCAGAACTAGACGAGTGGCTTTATGGAAAGATCAATATGAGATTAGTAAACTCAAGAATTTATTGGCTGCAAAAGGGATATTGATTAGTGGCGGATAGTGGTTTGACCTTTTTTGAAAATCTTGTCAATCATTTCAGTATTGTTTAAATTGTCTTTGTTAAGCATTATTTACCCTAAAACGACCAATATGTATTGCTTACGACTTTCCTCAATTAAAGCTGTCGGCTTTTTTGGTCTGCTCTTAGCTGCAATGCCTTTAATGGCGCAAAAAACAGATTGTTTAGAGGGTAATTGTAAAAATGGATATGGGGTTAGACGTGTAGAGAGTCCCAAAAATCCTTTGCCGGGCGGAATTGCCAATACTGGATATCAAATGTATGTTTACTATGAACTAGGTGATTTTGTAAAAGGCAAACTGAATGGTAAAGGATATCGTTTTTCAAAATATTCATACACTTTTAGCGATAAACAACTCATTGATGCTTTCAGGAATGGGACTTCGTTTGTGCCTGATCCTCAAAAATATCAATGGTTTGAAAAAGGAGAATATGTAGATGGTCTACTGAATGGAAAGGGCTTTTTGATTGAGTATGATACGAGAAATAATATTCCCAATCGTATTCGTGAGGGTAATTTTCAAGCTGGATTATTGCATGGTACAGGTACAAAATTTGTTCCGAGAGGATACGGACAACCTTTGAGATTAGGTAAGGATAGTATTACTGGGGCATACACATTAATAGAGGGTAAACAGTTGACTGGAAATTATCAAAAAGATATTTGCTACGATTGCACTTTAGTAGAAAAGCAGGAGTATCTCAATAAGCAAGGAACTATGACAGGATGGAGGCTGGATGAAAATTTTTTAACTGGCTGGGTTTTGACAGATTATGAGATTCCTCAATTTACTATTACAATCAATAATTTACCCATGTCTAAGGCTTTATATATCGGTGGGTATAAGGTTACTACGCTAAAATCATTTGATATTTCCGCAAGAAT is drawn from Chitinophagales bacterium and contains these coding sequences:
- the ychF gene encoding redox-regulated ATPase YchF → MGLQAGIVGLPNVGKSTLFNAVSNSAKAQASNYRFCTIEPNVGLVDVPDARLNKLAELVKPNRIVPTQLEIVDIAGLVKGASKGEGLGNKFLANIREVDAIIHVIRCFEDENVLREEGAINPIGDKEIIDTELQLKDLDSVEKKMQRTEKQARVGTDAKAKAELEVLIRCKAHLEQGKSIRSLDLTKEDKVAIADLFLLTDKPVLYVANVGEADMHTGNKYSEQLKAGVAAEKAEVIVMCNNIEAQIAEMENPEDQQMFMEEYGMKEPALNRLIQSTYQLLNLETYFTAGVQEVRAWTIHKGWKAPQAASVIHTDFEKGFIKAEVIAYDDYVQYGSEAACREAGKLRIEGKEYIVKDGDVMHFRFNV
- a CDS encoding PLDc_N domain-containing protein, whose translation is MELLSPLSLSVIELIIIACILFWIWCIIDVLRNKFDEQEKMTWLMVSIVLFVPGAILYVLFGRKHRIKN